TTGGTTCAAAGCTTCAATGAACGGCGTTAGTCGTGCTTGCATTGACTCACCGGATTCACTGCCGTTTCTCACATAATCTTCTACAGCTTGAGTGAAACCTAAGATATTGTCCTTACCGATCTTCATGGCACGACCAATGCCTTTGCCTTGCAGACGCAGCCAGTCGATATAGTCTTTTTTACCAATCACTAGACCAGCACTTGGGCCTTCAATGGCTTTGGCGCCGCTGTAGATCACTAGGTCAGCGCCAGCTTCGATATACTTGAACAAATCTTCCTCCGCCGCTGCATCAACGATCAATGGCAGTTTATGTTTTTGTGCGACTGTTGCCGCTTCTTTTACGCTCAACATACTTTTTTGGACAGTGTGATGACTTTTAATGTATAAAATCGCTGCTGTCTGCTCCGTGATCATCATTTCAATATGCTCTGGTGTACACATATTGGCATAGCCAGCTTCGACCACATGACCGCCGCCTTGTTCCACCATTACTTCAACAGGCGTACCATAATCGACATTATGCCCTTTGGGTAAAATGATTTCCCGTTTAGTCACTTTATCGGTATACGGATGATACGCATGATACACAGATCCTTCACCGATCAGCGCCGCCACACTTTGAGCGATGCCAGCTGAAGCAGAAGAGACGACCTGCGCATCTTCCACCTTCAATAGCTTAGCCAGATAAGCACCTGTCTGAATACTCAGCTCACTCATCTCAAAGAAATGTTCCCCGCCGAAACGTTGGGCAGCTAAGACATTTTCGGAAACTTTCGACACACCCAGAATGGTCATTTTTCCGGATGCATTGATGACTTCTTTTAGATTGAATTTTTCATAACTAATTGTCATAAACGGTGCCTCCAATGATTGTTTTTACCGGTGTGATCAATTCTTTTGCTTCTCGTGTAAAACCATTTGAATCAGTCAATATTTTTTGTCCCTCTTCAATCGTGAAAATCGTGATATCACCATCATAGCCTTCTCTTAATTGACCTTTTGTATCAAAATGAAAATTTTCAGCCGGTACAGCTGTGACTTTTTCAATGATCTCCGACCACTCATAGCCCACAACACGTAATTTTTCCATCGTCGTAGCTAAATCATAAACAGGACCATTTTCACGATTACGAATATAAATATCCGTACTGATTGAAGCAGCCTTCATTCCTTCTTTTAACGCTGTTTCTGCTACATGAAAATTGAAACTATCTGTTCCATGACCGATATCAAAGACAATCCCT
This sequence is a window from Enterococcus wangshanyuanii. Protein-coding genes within it:
- a CDS encoding DgaE family pyridoxal phosphate-dependent ammonia lyase — its product is MTISYEKFNLKEVINASGKMTILGVSKVSENVLAAQRFGGEHFFEMSELSIQTGAYLAKLLKVEDAQVVSSASAGIAQSVAALIGEGSVYHAYHPYTDKVTKREIILPKGHNVDYGTPVEVMVEQGGGHVVEAGYANMCTPEHIEMMITEQTAAILYIKSHHTVQKSMLSVKEAATVAQKHKLPLIVDAAAEEDLFKYIEAGADLVIYSGAKAIEGPSAGLVIGKKDYIDWLRLQGKGIGRAMKIGKDNILGFTQAVEDYVRNGSESGESMQARLTPFIEALNQIDHIEASIVQDGAGRDIYRASIKVTGDKSAKDVIQALKAESPAIYTREYQANNGIIEFDIRSVNETEMNKIVTRLTEIMN